One segment of Panicum virgatum strain AP13 chromosome 1K, P.virgatum_v5, whole genome shotgun sequence DNA contains the following:
- the LOC120685285 gene encoding caffeoylshikimate esterase, which yields MAPPGDPPPATKYFWGDTPEPDEYYAAQGLRHAESYFQSPHGRLFTHAFHPLAGDVKGVVFMTHGYGSDSSWLFQTAAISYARWGYAVFCADLLGHGRSDGLRGYVGDMEAAAAASLAFFLSVRASAAYAALPAFLFGESMGGAATLLMYLRSPPSARWTGLVLSAPLLVIPDGMYPSRLRLFLYGLLFGLADTWAVLPDKRMVGKAIKDPDKLRLIASNPLGYRGAPRVGTMRELVRVTDLLRESLGEVAAPFLAVHGTDDGVTSPEGSRMLYERASSEDKELILYEGMYHSLIQGEPDENRDRVLADMRRWIDERVRRYGPAAAANGGGGKEEPPAP from the coding sequence ATGGCGCCGCCCGgggacccgccgccggcgaccaagTACTTCTGGGGCGACACCCCCGAGCCCGACGAGTACTACGCCGCGCAGGGGCTCCGGCACGCCGAGTCCTACTTCCAGTCCCCTCACGGCCGCCTCTTCACCCACGCCTTccacccgctcgccggcgacgtcaAGGGCGTCGTCTTCATGACCCACGGCTACGGTTCCGACTCCTCGTGGCTCTTCCAGACCGCCGCCATCAGCTACGCGCGCTGGGGGTACGCCGTCTTCTGCGCCGACCTCCTCGGCCACGGCCGCTCCGACGGCCTCCGCGGGTACGTCGGCGAcatggaggccgccgccgcggcgtccctcGCTTTCTTCCTCTCCGTGCGCGCCAGCGCGGCGTACgccgcgctcccggcgttccTGTTCGGCGAGTCCATGGGCGGCGCCGCCACGCTGCTCATGTACCTCCGCTCCCCGCCGTCCGCGCGCTGGACGGGGCTCGTGCTCTCGGCGCCGCTCCTCGTCATCCCCGACGGCATGTACCCGTCCCGCCTCCGCCTCTTCCTGTACGGCCTCCTCTTCGGCCTCGCCGACACCTGGGCCGTGCTCCCGGACAAGAGGATGGTGGGGAAGGCGATCAAGGACCCCGACAAGCTGCGGCTTATCGCGTCCAACCCGCTCGGCTACCGCGGCGCGCCGCGGGTGGGCACGATGCGGGAGCTGGTCCGCGTGACGGATCTGCTGCGGGAGAGCctcggggaggtggcggcgccgttcctCGCCGTGCACGGGACGGACGACGGCGTGACCTCGCCGGAGGGGTCCAGGATGCTGTACGAGCGCGCGAGCAGCGAGGACAAGGAGCTCATCCTGTACGAGGGGATGTACCACTCGCTCATCCAGGGGGAGCCCGACGAGAACCGCGACCGCGTGCTCGCCGACATGCGCAGGTGGATCGACGAGCGCGTGCGCCGctacggccccgccgccgccgccaacgggggcggcggcaaggaggagccgccggcgccctgA
- the LOC120685348 gene encoding calmodulin-binding protein 60 E-like isoform X2, with protein MTPHRRRTFKVLLILALLLFIAVSTAEGVSDDPGNTYSGAGPPPFTSGDEYYSFIVSQQQMSLEQGGYGVHRGVDPFTEKLSMAMMKINEGNKMREEGNKMIEEGNKMIKEGIKSLLDMRPYWSKRTRYANDHHPARLEAVGPSSQAHNINEERPGQNHKFKLCFHGSLKPCIIYTNIPLPVQSDKGIEIVICRDDQIITSGHLASLTVEIVALESDHSCKGEWTEEDFDRQIRKSRDGGESVLDGERLVKLVNGKASLGNIRFKEGSTGTRTREFVLAARVCRSENIEGPRVEEAFMHPPFTVKVERSKANEKSPLPKLDDKVYCLKGIARGGVYHKRLEQKNICTVQDFLKAFNRDPYQLSQVLNIELKHASWATIVEHAMECDLTDKNELKSYKVETENVTFFFNCVDDLIGAEFHDNSDAEGKFKLFNDKEKAQAKTCLKQAYNKLDAIEFDYVMDGNRPVKIFSNIIAAAGSTSIPMLLGPTQQNAPTTPSHQAKFQGSENFVSSPASGIDCAPGLPLGDANRNAARPTASGPSHLVHDDRHLNQGLGQNDIPQGDLNCSADVGIDDVWESLKELEQTINMPECSGITGAPGMPSFSPNVHGPDPLASAASDLPDQTIHGSGYNGDFQQR; from the exons ATGACTCCTCACCGTCGCAGAACATTCAAAGTATTGTTGATTTTAGCATTGCTATTGTTCATCGCCGTAAGCACAGCTGAAGG AGTATCGGACGACCCGGGGAACACTTACTCAGGCGCTGGTCCACCTCCGTTTACTTCCGGG GATGAATATTACTCTTTTATTGTTAGCCAACAACAAATGTCACTGGAGCAGGGTGGTTATGGCGTCCATCG TGGCGTGGACCCTTTTACGGAGAAATTGAGCATGGCTATGATGAAGATTAACGAAGGAAATAAAATGAGAGAGGAAGGAAATAAGATGATCGAGGAAGGAAATAAGATGATCAAGGAAGGAATTAAG TCCCTCCTTGATATGAGACCATATTGGAGCAAGCGGACTCGGTATGCTAATGATCACCATCCTGCTAG GCTGGAGGCAGTAGGACCATCGAGCCAGGCACATAACATCAACGAAGAACGCCCAGGCCAGAATCATAAGTTTAAGCTTTGTTTCCATGGCAGTTTGAAGCCTTGCATCATCTACACAAACATACCCTTACCAGTACAGAGCGACAAAGGAATAGAGATTGTGATATGCAGGGATGATCAAATAATCACATCGGGTCACCTTGCTTCACTGACAGTGGAAATTGTGGCTTTAGAGAGCGACCATTCCTGCAAAGGTGAGTGGACGGAAGAGGATTTTGACCGCCAAATAAGGAAGAGCCGAGATGGAGGAGAATCTGTGCTGGACGGAGAACGACTCGTGAAGCTAGTCAATGGCAAGGCCTCTCTTGGTAACATTCGCTTCAAGGAAGGCTCCACGGGGACACGCACTAGGGAGTTCGTCCTTGCGGCGAGAGTTTGTAGAAGTGAAAACATTgaaggacctcgggttgaagaGGCGTTCATGCACCCTCCTTTCACCGTGAAGGTAGAGCGGAGCAAGG CAAATGAAAAGAGTCCCCTTCCAAAGTTGGATGACAAAGTATATTGTTTGAAGGGAATAGCAAGGGGTGGAGTTTACCATAAAAGGCTCGAGCAGAAGAACATATGTACGGTGCAGGATTTCTTAAAGGCTTTTAATAGAGATCCATATCAGCTCAGTCAG GTTCTGAATATTGAATTAAAGCATGCTTCCTGGGCAACTATTGTTGAGCATGCGATGGAATGTGATCTCACAGACAAAAACGAACTGAAATCATACAAGGTTGAAACAGAAAATGTCACGTTCTTCTTCAATTGTGTGGATGATCTTATCGGAGCAGAATTTCATGATAACTCTGATGCAGAGGGCAAGTTTAAATTGTTTAATGACAAGGAAAAG GCTCAAGCGAAGACATGTTTAAAACAGGCATACAATAAATTGGATGCCATTGAATTTGACTATGTTATGGATGGCAATCGTCCTGTCAAAATCTTCTCAAATATCATTGCTGCTGCTGGGAGCACATCCATTCCAATGTTGTTAGGGCcaacacaacaaaatgctcctACTACTCCTAGTCATCAAGCAAAGTTTCAAG GATCTGAGAACTTTGTGAGTAGTCCTGCTTCTGGGATTGATTGCGCACCTGGCCTTCCTCTTGGAGATGCAAACCGCAACGCTGCAAGACCGACTGCATCAGGACCATCTCATTTAGTTCATGACGACAGACATTTAAACCAAG GTCTAGGTCAGAATGACATTCCTCAAGGAGACCTCAATTGCAGTGCTGATGTGGGCATCGATGATGTCTGGGAATCACTCAAAGAACTCGAACAAACTATTAATATGCCAGAATGTTCAGGGATCACCGGTGCACCGGGCATGCCGTCCTTTTCTCCAAATGTGCACG GCCCTGATCCACTAGCCAGCGCTGCATCAGATCTGCCAGATCAGACAATCCACG GGAGTGGCTACAACGGCGATTTCCAGCAACGCTGA
- the LOC120685348 gene encoding uncharacterized protein LOC120685348 isoform X1, whose translation MTPHRRRTFKVLLILALLLFIAVSTAEGVSDDPGNTYSGAGPPPFTSGDEYYSFIVSQQQMSLEQGGYGVHRGVDPFTEKLSMAMMKINEGNKMREEGNKMIEEGNKMIKEGIKSLLDMRPYWSKRTRYANDHHPARLEAVGPSSQAHNINEERPGQNHKFKLCFHGSLKPCIIYTNIPLPVQSDKGIEIVICRDDQIITSGHLASLTVEIVALESDHSCKGEWTEEDFDRQIRKSRDGGESVLDGERLVKLVNGKASLGNIRFKEGSTGTRTREFVLAARVCRSENIEGPRVEEAFMHPPFTVKVERSKANEKSPLPKLDDKVYCLKGIARGGVYHKRLEQKNICTVQDFLKAFNRDPYQLSQVLNIELKHASWATIVEHAMECDLTDKNELKSYKVETENVTFFFNCVDDLIGAEFHDNSDAEGKFKLFNDKEKAQAKTCLKQAYNKLDAIEFDYVMDGNRPVKIFSNIIAAAGSTSIPMLLGPTQQNAPTTPSHQAKFQGSENFVSSPASGIDCAPGLPLGDANRNAARPTASGPSHLVHDDRHLNQGLGQNDIPQGDLNCSADVGIDDVWESLKELEQTINMPECSGITGAPGMPSFSPNVHGTTFVALARERKEIQLPQSKNIIISSWFNLFCSLINLVETIFVMSN comes from the exons ATGACTCCTCACCGTCGCAGAACATTCAAAGTATTGTTGATTTTAGCATTGCTATTGTTCATCGCCGTAAGCACAGCTGAAGG AGTATCGGACGACCCGGGGAACACTTACTCAGGCGCTGGTCCACCTCCGTTTACTTCCGGG GATGAATATTACTCTTTTATTGTTAGCCAACAACAAATGTCACTGGAGCAGGGTGGTTATGGCGTCCATCG TGGCGTGGACCCTTTTACGGAGAAATTGAGCATGGCTATGATGAAGATTAACGAAGGAAATAAAATGAGAGAGGAAGGAAATAAGATGATCGAGGAAGGAAATAAGATGATCAAGGAAGGAATTAAG TCCCTCCTTGATATGAGACCATATTGGAGCAAGCGGACTCGGTATGCTAATGATCACCATCCTGCTAG GCTGGAGGCAGTAGGACCATCGAGCCAGGCACATAACATCAACGAAGAACGCCCAGGCCAGAATCATAAGTTTAAGCTTTGTTTCCATGGCAGTTTGAAGCCTTGCATCATCTACACAAACATACCCTTACCAGTACAGAGCGACAAAGGAATAGAGATTGTGATATGCAGGGATGATCAAATAATCACATCGGGTCACCTTGCTTCACTGACAGTGGAAATTGTGGCTTTAGAGAGCGACCATTCCTGCAAAGGTGAGTGGACGGAAGAGGATTTTGACCGCCAAATAAGGAAGAGCCGAGATGGAGGAGAATCTGTGCTGGACGGAGAACGACTCGTGAAGCTAGTCAATGGCAAGGCCTCTCTTGGTAACATTCGCTTCAAGGAAGGCTCCACGGGGACACGCACTAGGGAGTTCGTCCTTGCGGCGAGAGTTTGTAGAAGTGAAAACATTgaaggacctcgggttgaagaGGCGTTCATGCACCCTCCTTTCACCGTGAAGGTAGAGCGGAGCAAGG CAAATGAAAAGAGTCCCCTTCCAAAGTTGGATGACAAAGTATATTGTTTGAAGGGAATAGCAAGGGGTGGAGTTTACCATAAAAGGCTCGAGCAGAAGAACATATGTACGGTGCAGGATTTCTTAAAGGCTTTTAATAGAGATCCATATCAGCTCAGTCAG GTTCTGAATATTGAATTAAAGCATGCTTCCTGGGCAACTATTGTTGAGCATGCGATGGAATGTGATCTCACAGACAAAAACGAACTGAAATCATACAAGGTTGAAACAGAAAATGTCACGTTCTTCTTCAATTGTGTGGATGATCTTATCGGAGCAGAATTTCATGATAACTCTGATGCAGAGGGCAAGTTTAAATTGTTTAATGACAAGGAAAAG GCTCAAGCGAAGACATGTTTAAAACAGGCATACAATAAATTGGATGCCATTGAATTTGACTATGTTATGGATGGCAATCGTCCTGTCAAAATCTTCTCAAATATCATTGCTGCTGCTGGGAGCACATCCATTCCAATGTTGTTAGGGCcaacacaacaaaatgctcctACTACTCCTAGTCATCAAGCAAAGTTTCAAG GATCTGAGAACTTTGTGAGTAGTCCTGCTTCTGGGATTGATTGCGCACCTGGCCTTCCTCTTGGAGATGCAAACCGCAACGCTGCAAGACCGACTGCATCAGGACCATCTCATTTAGTTCATGACGACAGACATTTAAACCAAG GTCTAGGTCAGAATGACATTCCTCAAGGAGACCTCAATTGCAGTGCTGATGTGGGCATCGATGATGTCTGGGAATCACTCAAAGAACTCGAACAAACTATTAATATGCCAGAATGTTCAGGGATCACCGGTGCACCGGGCATGCCGTCCTTTTCTCCAAATGTGCACGGTACAACTTTTGTCGCTTTGGCACGTGAAAGAAAAGAGATACAACTCCCTCAatccaaaaatataataatttcTAGTTGGTTTAATTTGTTCTGCAGTTTGATTAAT CTTGTAGAAACAATATTTGTGATGTCGAATTAA
- the LOC120685494 gene encoding DNA gyrase subunit A-like isoform X1: protein MRFASAGRRFSFGDGSAATGDTHAEQGSVEMEADRGRDRADGRVHRAEMASAGGVSDGDGLLSALEASSATNLLCSVLKVDFIPNFDNSQREPSLLLARVPSLLLNGSSGIAVEMATNIPPHNLGEFVDALSVIIQKPEATNHPAAEVAALPPPATTDTEEDRAAAATPAVGRLKNSRLK from the exons ATGCGCTTTGCCTCCGCAGGGAGGAGGTTCTCCTTCGGGGATGGCAGTGCCGCGACCGGGGACACGCACGCTGAGCAAGGGAGCGTGGAGATGGAGGCGGATCGGGGACGGGATCGCGCAGATGGACGCGTGCATCGCGCGGAGATGGCGTCGGCCGGGGGCGttagcgacggcgacggccttcTCTCCG CACTTGAAG CCTCCTCAGCTACGAATCTCTTGTGCTCTGTATTAAAG GTTGACTTCATACCAAACTTTGATAACTCACAGAGGGAGCCATCTCTGCTGCTGGCTCGTGTTCCATCTCTATTGTTGAATGGTTCTTCTGGGATTGCG GTCGAAATGGCAACAAACATTCCTCCTCACAATCTGGGAGAGTTTGTTGATGCACTTTCTGTTATAATTCAAAAGCCTGAAGCCACA AACCACCCAGCGGCTGAGGTtgctgctctgccgccgccggccaccaccgacACCGAGGAGGATCGCGCAGCGGCCGCCACACCAGCCGTAGGAAGATTGAAAAATAGCAGACTAAAGTAG
- the LOC120685494 gene encoding DNA gyrase subunit A, chloroplastic/mitochondrial-like isoform X4 produces MRFASAGRRFSFGDGSAATGDTHAEQGSVEMEADRGRDRADGRVHRAEMASAGGVSDGDGLLSALEASSATNLLCSVLKVDFIPNFDNSQREPSLLLARVPSLLLNGSSGIAVEMATNIPPHNLGEFVDALSVIIQKPEATNLWNYFGDC; encoded by the exons ATGCGCTTTGCCTCCGCAGGGAGGAGGTTCTCCTTCGGGGATGGCAGTGCCGCGACCGGGGACACGCACGCTGAGCAAGGGAGCGTGGAGATGGAGGCGGATCGGGGACGGGATCGCGCAGATGGACGCGTGCATCGCGCGGAGATGGCGTCGGCCGGGGGCGttagcgacggcgacggccttcTCTCCG CACTTGAAG CCTCCTCAGCTACGAATCTCTTGTGCTCTGTATTAAAG GTTGACTTCATACCAAACTTTGATAACTCACAGAGGGAGCCATCTCTGCTGCTGGCTCGTGTTCCATCTCTATTGTTGAATGGTTCTTCTGGGATTGCG GTCGAAATGGCAACAAACATTCCTCCTCACAATCTGGGAGAGTTTGTTGATGCACTTTCTGTTATAATTCAAAAGCCTGAAGCCACA AATCTATGGAATTATTTTGGTGATTGTTAA
- the LOC120685494 gene encoding uncharacterized protein LOC120685494 isoform X3 translates to MRFASAGRRFSFGDGSAATGDTHAEQGSVEMEADRGRDRADGRVHRAEMASAGGVSDGDGLLSALEASSATNLLCSVLKVDFIPNFDNSQREPSLLLARVPSLLLNGSSGIANHPAAEVAALPPPATTDTEEDRAAAATPAVGRLKNSRLK, encoded by the exons ATGCGCTTTGCCTCCGCAGGGAGGAGGTTCTCCTTCGGGGATGGCAGTGCCGCGACCGGGGACACGCACGCTGAGCAAGGGAGCGTGGAGATGGAGGCGGATCGGGGACGGGATCGCGCAGATGGACGCGTGCATCGCGCGGAGATGGCGTCGGCCGGGGGCGttagcgacggcgacggccttcTCTCCG CACTTGAAG CCTCCTCAGCTACGAATCTCTTGTGCTCTGTATTAAAG GTTGACTTCATACCAAACTTTGATAACTCACAGAGGGAGCCATCTCTGCTGCTGGCTCGTGTTCCATCTCTATTGTTGAATGGTTCTTCTGGGATTGCG AACCACCCAGCGGCTGAGGTtgctgctctgccgccgccggccaccaccgacACCGAGGAGGATCGCGCAGCGGCCGCCACACCAGCCGTAGGAAGATTGAAAAATAGCAGACTAAAGTAG
- the LOC120685494 gene encoding DNA gyrase subunit A-like isoform X5: protein MRFASAGRRFSFGDGSAATGDTHAEQGSVEMEADRGRDRADGRVHRAEMASAGGVSDGDGLLSASSATNLLCSVLKVDFIPNFDNSQREPSLLLARVPSLLLNGSSGIAVEMATNIPPHNLGEFVDALSVIIQKPEATNLWNYFGDC from the exons ATGCGCTTTGCCTCCGCAGGGAGGAGGTTCTCCTTCGGGGATGGCAGTGCCGCGACCGGGGACACGCACGCTGAGCAAGGGAGCGTGGAGATGGAGGCGGATCGGGGACGGGATCGCGCAGATGGACGCGTGCATCGCGCGGAGATGGCGTCGGCCGGGGGCGttagcgacggcgacggccttcTCTCCG CCTCCTCAGCTACGAATCTCTTGTGCTCTGTATTAAAG GTTGACTTCATACCAAACTTTGATAACTCACAGAGGGAGCCATCTCTGCTGCTGGCTCGTGTTCCATCTCTATTGTTGAATGGTTCTTCTGGGATTGCG GTCGAAATGGCAACAAACATTCCTCCTCACAATCTGGGAGAGTTTGTTGATGCACTTTCTGTTATAATTCAAAAGCCTGAAGCCACA AATCTATGGAATTATTTTGGTGATTGTTAA
- the LOC120685494 gene encoding DNA gyrase subunit A-like isoform X2, giving the protein MRFASAGRRFSFGDGSAATGDTHAEQGSVEMEADRGRDRADGRVHRAEMASAGGVSDGDGLLSASSATNLLCSVLKVDFIPNFDNSQREPSLLLARVPSLLLNGSSGIAVEMATNIPPHNLGEFVDALSVIIQKPEATNHPAAEVAALPPPATTDTEEDRAAAATPAVGRLKNSRLK; this is encoded by the exons ATGCGCTTTGCCTCCGCAGGGAGGAGGTTCTCCTTCGGGGATGGCAGTGCCGCGACCGGGGACACGCACGCTGAGCAAGGGAGCGTGGAGATGGAGGCGGATCGGGGACGGGATCGCGCAGATGGACGCGTGCATCGCGCGGAGATGGCGTCGGCCGGGGGCGttagcgacggcgacggccttcTCTCCG CCTCCTCAGCTACGAATCTCTTGTGCTCTGTATTAAAG GTTGACTTCATACCAAACTTTGATAACTCACAGAGGGAGCCATCTCTGCTGCTGGCTCGTGTTCCATCTCTATTGTTGAATGGTTCTTCTGGGATTGCG GTCGAAATGGCAACAAACATTCCTCCTCACAATCTGGGAGAGTTTGTTGATGCACTTTCTGTTATAATTCAAAAGCCTGAAGCCACA AACCACCCAGCGGCTGAGGTtgctgctctgccgccgccggccaccaccgacACCGAGGAGGATCGCGCAGCGGCCGCCACACCAGCCGTAGGAAGATTGAAAAATAGCAGACTAAAGTAG
- the LOC120685494 gene encoding probable DNA gyrase subunit A, chloroplastic/mitochondrial isoform X6: MLGTLEASSATNLLCSVLKVDFIPNFDNSQREPSLLLARVPSLLLNGSSGIAVEMATNIPPHNLGEFVDALSVIIQKPEATNHPAAEVAALPPPATTDTEEDRAAAATPAVGRLKNSRLK, from the exons ATGCTAGGAA CACTTGAAG CCTCCTCAGCTACGAATCTCTTGTGCTCTGTATTAAAG GTTGACTTCATACCAAACTTTGATAACTCACAGAGGGAGCCATCTCTGCTGCTGGCTCGTGTTCCATCTCTATTGTTGAATGGTTCTTCTGGGATTGCG GTCGAAATGGCAACAAACATTCCTCCTCACAATCTGGGAGAGTTTGTTGATGCACTTTCTGTTATAATTCAAAAGCCTGAAGCCACA AACCACCCAGCGGCTGAGGTtgctgctctgccgccgccggccaccaccgacACCGAGGAGGATCGCGCAGCGGCCGCCACACCAGCCGTAGGAAGATTGAAAAATAGCAGACTAAAGTAG